The following coding sequences lie in one Pirellulales bacterium genomic window:
- a CDS encoding GlsB/YeaQ/YmgE family stress response membrane protein: MDPEFSATVQQVANDLLVWIGFGTLVGLLAKAVMPGRDPGGAVATLLMGIGGTVIGCGTLSFFYDKQRVTPISPIGFLVGTGGAFILLLFYRILGGYLFREGQMPPPPGTRPYYRRSWRRRDRSHLSSYED; the protein is encoded by the coding sequence ATGGACCCCGAATTTTCCGCGACCGTACAGCAAGTGGCCAACGATCTGTTGGTCTGGATCGGCTTTGGCACACTCGTCGGTTTGCTGGCCAAGGCGGTGATGCCCGGGCGCGATCCCGGCGGCGCTGTGGCAACGCTGTTGATGGGCATCGGCGGCACGGTCATCGGCTGTGGCACGCTGTCGTTCTTCTACGACAAGCAGCGAGTCACGCCAATTAGTCCGATCGGTTTTCTCGTCGGCACGGGCGGTGCATTCATTCTATTGCTGTTCTACCGAATTCTCGGCGGCTATCTGTTCCGCGAAGGTCAAATGCCGCCGCCGCCAGGCACGCGGCCCTATTATCGCCGTAGTTGGCGACGACGAGATCGTTCACATCTCTCGTCCTACGAAGATTGA
- a CDS encoding PEP-CTERM sorting domain-containing protein: MISTPAKATIRHYSIVQAESQIAASGDVANLPIAGQGAGGTGLSTTYTGTISANRTTTGITFLNTVLDPTTVDADVSGTWKPGVGGGAGSAPGDYGGKINLGTTNFAIRDLVGTFLSSEIPVSSGGFDLSSILFSFIGNSAFDYSYDIFLVGSGSGRQSLVGSDFTSGLTGSGTISAANFVEKLTIPVNVTIPFEDLNGIAALDGQLTLTGQVVATAILPMTPGDFNGDGNVDGADFVAWQTHFPTASGATLAEGDANGDGAVDGADFVIWQTHFPSSGAAGAAPVPEPATGMLLLVGALAAWRRKRSSGARRKH, translated from the coding sequence ATGATTTCAACGCCTGCGAAAGCGACGATTCGCCACTATTCCATCGTGCAAGCGGAAAGTCAGATTGCCGCATCGGGCGATGTGGCGAACTTGCCAATTGCCGGCCAGGGGGCAGGGGGGACGGGCCTCTCGACGACCTACACCGGCACGATTTCGGCCAATCGTACTACCACCGGCATCACCTTCCTTAATACCGTCCTCGACCCAACGACCGTCGACGCCGATGTCAGCGGAACGTGGAAACCGGGGGTTGGTGGCGGCGCAGGTTCAGCGCCGGGCGACTACGGCGGAAAGATCAACCTGGGAACGACGAATTTTGCAATTCGGGATTTGGTTGGGACATTTTTGAGCAGCGAAATCCCGGTTTCATCCGGCGGCTTTGACTTAAGCTCGATTTTGTTTTCCTTTATAGGAAATTCTGCCTTTGACTACAGTTATGACATTTTTCTCGTGGGAAGCGGGTCGGGGCGTCAATCGCTGGTTGGTTCCGACTTCACTTCGGGGCTGACCGGCAGCGGAACGATCAGCGCGGCCAATTTTGTCGAGAAATTGACCATTCCTGTCAATGTGACAATACCGTTTGAAGATCTTAACGGCATTGCGGCGCTGGACGGCCAGTTGACCCTGACCGGACAAGTGGTGGCAACGGCGATTTTGCCCATGACTCCCGGCGATTTCAACGGCGACGGCAACGTGGACGGCGCCGATTTCGTGGCGTGGCAAACGCACTTCCCGACGGCCAGCGGAGCGACGCTCGCGGAGGGCGATGCCAACGGCGATGGCGCTGTGGACGGGGCCGACTTTGTCATTTGGCAGACACATTTTCCATCCTCGGGCGCTGCTGGAGCCGCACCGGTTCCGGAACCCGCCACAGGAATGCTTTTGCTGGTCGGCGCATTGGCTGCGTGGCGGCGCAAGCGATCAAGCGGTGCCCGTAGAAAACATTGA